In one Nostoc sp. KVJ3 genomic region, the following are encoded:
- a CDS encoding serine/threonine-protein kinase yields the protein MSDPNIGRLLSKRYQLQELIGTGAMGRVYRAQDTLLGGVPVAVKFLALSIQNEKMRLQDRFEREAKTCALLGQKSIHIVRVMDYGVDDNNTPFYVMEYLQGQSLNNIIRKQRLPLPRFLSMARQLSLGLQCAHDGIPVDGTICPIIHRDIKPSNMLVIQDASFGELVKVLDFGIAKLLQSDGDHTKFYLGTLAYSSPEQMEGKELDNRADIYSLGVMMFEMLTGKMPLVAQTHSFGAWYKTHHYQKPRSFAEVAPGLELPKEIENLVMSCLAKVARDRPQSITEILKVLSSLEKPENTRKIKQDSHALVPTTTASPELEQRTKADLRVSSSNDEIARAISWPKNKPIADIVFPQSIHTNGEVLPALWVMLPQEEIQKRLLCTRYNQFLFISIPHPMLLWITVIYNRKHGPKWLPYYLDLKTSLGQESARLLQHIGYYRLLFFARETPNSCTHILLSSVAFGQRQRLQEWVAMSNTLMSSADPQMSKRLLKNEYEKIKPQILAKLESIDTDSPYDLSS from the coding sequence ATGTCAGACCCTAATATTGGTCGCTTACTCAGCAAACGCTACCAACTCCAGGAGTTAATCGGTACTGGAGCAATGGGTCGGGTTTATCGCGCTCAAGATACTCTGTTGGGAGGTGTACCTGTTGCTGTTAAGTTTCTCGCTCTATCAATCCAAAATGAAAAGATGCGATTGCAAGACCGCTTTGAACGAGAAGCAAAAACCTGTGCTTTACTAGGGCAAAAGAGTATCCACATTGTCCGAGTCATGGACTATGGCGTAGATGACAATAACACCCCGTTCTACGTCATGGAATACCTACAAGGACAAAGCCTTAACAACATTATTCGCAAGCAACGATTGCCTTTACCAAGATTCCTGAGTATGGCGCGTCAACTCAGTCTGGGGTTGCAGTGCGCTCATGATGGCATCCCCGTTGATGGCACAATTTGCCCAATTATTCATCGCGATATCAAGCCAAGCAATATGCTGGTGATTCAAGATGCCAGTTTCGGAGAATTGGTCAAGGTTCTAGATTTTGGGATTGCTAAGTTATTACAGTCAGATGGCGACCATACAAAATTTTATTTAGGGACGTTAGCTTATTCTTCTCCCGAACAGATGGAGGGTAAGGAATTAGACAACCGTGCTGATATTTATAGTTTGGGTGTGATGATGTTTGAGATGCTCACAGGCAAAATGCCGTTGGTGGCACAAACTCATTCTTTTGGAGCATGGTATAAAACACATCACTATCAAAAGCCACGCTCTTTTGCTGAGGTTGCACCGGGGTTAGAATTACCAAAAGAAATCGAAAATTTGGTGATGAGTTGTCTAGCTAAGGTAGCACGCGATCGCCCCCAAAGCATCACTGAAATTCTAAAAGTCTTATCATCTCTTGAAAAGCCTGAGAATACACGCAAAATTAAGCAAGACAGCCATGCCCTAGTTCCTACTACTACGGCTAGCCCAGAACTTGAACAAAGAACAAAAGCCGATTTACGAGTATCGTCGTCAAATGATGAAATTGCTCGTGCGATTTCCTGGCCCAAAAATAAACCAATTGCCGATATTGTGTTTCCCCAGTCTATTCATACCAATGGGGAGGTTTTGCCAGCGTTGTGGGTGATGCTACCCCAAGAGGAAATTCAAAAACGCTTACTCTGTACCCGCTATAACCAATTTCTTTTCATCTCTATTCCCCATCCCATGTTGCTATGGATTACTGTGATTTACAATCGTAAGCATGGCCCGAAATGGTTGCCTTACTACCTCGATCTCAAAACCAGTCTTGGTCAAGAAAGTGCCCGGTTACTACAACACATCGGTTACTACCGCTTGCTATTCTTTGCGCGAGAAACACCAAATAGTTGTACCCATATCTTACTTTCGAGCGTTGCTTTTGGCCAGCGTCAGCGACTACAAGAGTGGGTTGCAATGAGCAATACATTGATGTCCTCTGCTGACCCGCAAATGAGTAAAAGGTTACTCAAAAACGAGTATGAAAAGATTAAGCCTCAAATTCTGGCAAAACTGGAAAGTATTGATACAGATTCTCCATACGATCTTTCTAGCTAG
- a CDS encoding glycosyltransferase family 2 protein, with protein sequence MNPKVSVIIPAYNTEAYIAKAIQSALDQTLNDIEVIMVDDGSSDKTVEVAKIFTDPRLKIIVNQQNLGAAAARNRALRAAQGEWIAVLDSDDWYAPERLEKLVLLANERNADMIADDIYLIKDGETSPWSTLIQESQENINKILQIDIIYFVKTDVYGQPGLHLGLSKPLFKREFLLKHGIEYDEAIRMGQDFWLDMKCLIKGARFFLEPKPYYFYRSRPGSLVHKSRELRLNQYLSATNAFMQQEVVKKNPALMLALSYNIAIYQKNLAYFQVIVPIKQGKFLTVLTEMRRNPRFISDFTSRFKNIIERRIQYYVMGNKLVFDMSYNLQRKRKNPNS encoded by the coding sequence GTGAATCCTAAAGTATCCGTCATTATCCCTGCTTACAATACCGAAGCTTATATTGCAAAGGCAATACAGTCAGCCTTAGACCAAACGCTCAATGATATTGAAGTTATCATGGTCGATGATGGTTCAAGTGATAAAACTGTAGAAGTAGCTAAAATTTTTACCGATCCACGCCTCAAAATAATAGTTAATCAACAAAACCTTGGGGCTGCTGCTGCGCGTAATCGTGCCCTTAGAGCAGCCCAAGGAGAATGGATTGCTGTACTTGATTCAGATGATTGGTATGCTCCCGAAAGATTGGAAAAGCTTGTCTTACTGGCAAATGAAAGAAATGCAGATATGATTGCTGATGATATTTATTTAATCAAGGATGGTGAAACATCTCCTTGGAGTACATTGATTCAAGAAAGTCAAGAAAATATAAATAAAATTCTCCAAATAGATATCATTTATTTTGTGAAAACTGATGTCTATGGACAACCCGGTTTGCATCTTGGCTTAAGCAAACCTCTATTCAAACGGGAATTTCTGCTTAAGCATGGTATCGAGTATGATGAAGCTATCAGGATGGGTCAAGATTTTTGGCTTGACATGAAATGCTTAATCAAAGGAGCTCGTTTTTTTCTTGAACCAAAACCTTATTATTTCTACCGCTCACGTCCCGGATCTCTTGTGCATAAAAGCCGAGAGTTACGTCTAAATCAATACTTGAGTGCTACTAATGCTTTCATGCAACAAGAGGTTGTGAAAAAAAATCCAGCTTTAATGCTTGCTCTATCTTATAATATTGCAATATACCAAAAAAATCTAGCTTACTTTCAAGTTATAGTGCCGATAAAACAAGGTAAATTTTTAACAGTATTAACAGAAATGAGGAGAAATCCGCGTTTTATTTCTGATTTTACTTCTCGATTTAAGAATATTATTGAACGCCGAATTCAATACTATGTGATGGGTAATAAATTAGTTTTCGATATGTCTTATAATCTACAGAGAAAACGAAAAAATCCCAATTCGTAA
- a CDS encoding anhydro-N-acetylmuramic acid kinase: MHPIEEVTVPTRVIGLISGTSVDGIDAALVEISGTEFDLKVELVAGETYPYPAELRERILAVGAGVAISMAELAEIDDAIAIVFAQAAQNIQIGHQPATLIGSHGQTVYHRPPAKREIDQKTLLPSKNAINRVSPHSPLGYSLQLGRGELIAHLTAITTVSNFRVADIAIGGHGAPLVPRVDAYLLSHPQEGRCIQNIGGIGNVAYIPPRYGDWLSKIRAWDTGPGNSLLDLAVEHLSAGAKTYDEDGNWAATGTPYHPLVEQWLNQDYFHLPPPKSTGRELFGVTYLHECLKDAQVYQLNAADILATLTELTSASIVHSYRTFLPEMPQQVLLCGGGSRNLYLKQRLQLLLTSIPVLTTDEVGLSADFKEAIAFAILAYWRHLGIPGNLPIATGAPQEVLLGEIHQSQF, encoded by the coding sequence ATGCATCCGATTGAAGAAGTTACTGTCCCGACTCGCGTTATCGGTTTAATTAGTGGTACATCCGTAGATGGCATAGACGCTGCCTTGGTAGAGATTTCCGGTACAGAATTTGATCTTAAAGTTGAGTTGGTCGCTGGAGAAACATATCCTTATCCAGCCGAACTCAGAGAAAGAATCTTGGCAGTTGGTGCAGGTGTTGCCATCTCAATGGCAGAATTGGCAGAGATAGATGATGCGATCGCTATTGTCTTTGCCCAAGCTGCCCAAAATATTCAAATTGGTCATCAGCCAGCCACTCTTATTGGCTCCCACGGTCAAACAGTTTATCATCGACCACCTGCAAAGAGAGAAATTGACCAGAAAACCCTACTCCCTAGTAAAAATGCAATTAATCGCGTCTCTCCCCACTCTCCACTAGGTTACAGTTTACAACTAGGGCGTGGTGAGTTAATTGCCCATCTTACAGCCATTACAACTGTGAGCAACTTTCGTGTGGCTGATATCGCGATTGGTGGTCATGGTGCGCCTCTTGTGCCCAGAGTAGATGCCTATTTGCTTAGTCATCCCCAAGAGGGACGTTGTATTCAAAACATTGGTGGTATTGGTAATGTAGCTTATATTCCGCCTCGGTATGGCGACTGGCTCTCAAAAATTCGCGCTTGGGATACTGGCCCAGGAAATAGTTTATTGGATCTGGCAGTGGAGCATTTAAGCGCTGGTGCTAAAACTTACGATGAAGATGGTAATTGGGCAGCAACTGGTACTCCTTACCATCCTTTGGTAGAACAATGGCTCAACCAAGACTATTTTCATCTACCACCGCCCAAATCTACTGGTCGAGAGTTGTTTGGTGTGACTTACCTGCATGAGTGTTTAAAAGATGCCCAAGTATACCAACTCAATGCTGCCGACATACTGGCAACTCTCACAGAACTTACATCTGCTTCAATTGTTCATAGTTACCGCACTTTTTTGCCGGAAATGCCACAACAAGTACTATTATGTGGTGGCGGTAGTCGCAATCTCTATTTAAAACAAAGATTACAGTTATTATTGACATCAATCCCAGTCTTGACTACAGATGAAGTTGGTTTGAGTGCAGATTTTAAAGAAGCGATCGCCTTTGCAATTTTAGCCTACTGGCGGCATTTGGGCATTCCCGGCAACCTACCGATTGCTACCGGCGCACCTCAAGAAGTGCTTCTAGGAGAAATTCACCAAAGTCAGTTCTGA
- a CDS encoding folate/biopterin family MFS transporter — protein MVIQSSGLSKIKDSLTQKIFLGNEPNAELIAILTVYFVQGILGLSRLAVSFFLKDELLLSPVQVSTLLGIVFLPWMIKPVFGFISDGLPIFGYRRRPYLILSGMLGTASWVSLATIVNTSWAATLAIALSSLSVAMSDVIVDSLVVERARGESQTKAGSLQSLCWGASAIGGLITAYFSGLLLQYFTTRTVFGITALFPLIVSGVAWLIAESPISKDRDAEDGNHTNPLPIKHQLKQLRQAITQKTIWLPTAFVFIWQATPNAESAFFYFSTNELHFEPEFLGRVNLVTSFASLAGVWIFQRFLKSIPFRVIFAWSTVISSMLGMTMLLLVTHTNRLLGIDDHWFSLGDSLILTVMGKIAFMPVMVLAARLCPSGVEATLFALLMSIFNSAGTVSQALGALLTYWLGITATNFDSLWLLVVITNLSTLLPLPFINWLPAAEEQAETSRDGEESFLPDLMSELVLREPESKIVE, from the coding sequence ATGGTGATTCAATCATCTGGCTTGTCCAAGATTAAAGACTCATTAACACAAAAAATCTTTTTGGGCAATGAACCCAATGCGGAATTAATTGCAATTCTCACTGTTTACTTTGTCCAAGGAATTTTAGGGCTATCGCGTCTCGCTGTTAGCTTTTTCCTCAAAGATGAACTGCTGTTGAGTCCAGTCCAGGTATCGACGCTATTGGGAATTGTCTTCTTACCTTGGATGATCAAGCCGGTGTTTGGCTTTATCTCTGATGGCTTGCCTATTTTTGGCTATCGTCGCCGTCCTTACTTGATTTTATCTGGGATGCTGGGAACTGCTTCCTGGGTAAGTTTGGCCACAATAGTTAATACTAGCTGGGCAGCTACATTAGCGATCGCTCTGAGTTCTCTTAGTGTCGCTATGAGTGATGTGATAGTTGACTCTCTGGTTGTGGAACGTGCTAGAGGCGAATCTCAAACCAAAGCTGGTTCACTACAATCTCTGTGCTGGGGTGCTTCTGCGATCGGAGGTTTAATAACAGCATACTTTAGCGGTCTGCTGTTGCAATACTTTACTACCCGTACTGTCTTTGGAATTACTGCCTTATTCCCTCTCATTGTCTCAGGGGTGGCTTGGTTAATTGCAGAGTCCCCCATTAGCAAAGATCGAGATGCTGAAGATGGTAATCACACCAACCCTTTACCAATCAAACATCAACTGAAGCAGTTACGCCAAGCCATTACCCAAAAAACAATTTGGCTACCAACGGCCTTTGTCTTCATTTGGCAAGCTACCCCAAATGCTGAATCAGCCTTTTTCTACTTCTCTACCAACGAATTACACTTTGAACCAGAATTTTTGGGGCGGGTAAACTTGGTGACAAGTTTTGCTTCTTTAGCAGGTGTTTGGATTTTCCAACGTTTCCTCAAAAGCATCCCTTTTCGCGTAATTTTTGCTTGGAGTACTGTCATTTCGTCAATGTTAGGGATGACAATGCTGTTGTTAGTGACTCATACAAACAGGTTGTTGGGTATAGATGACCACTGGTTTAGTTTGGGTGATAGTCTTATTCTGACTGTGATGGGGAAAATTGCCTTTATGCCAGTGATGGTGCTAGCAGCGAGGCTTTGTCCCTCTGGTGTGGAAGCAACCTTGTTTGCCTTGTTAATGTCAATATTTAATTCAGCCGGAACGGTTTCCCAAGCATTGGGGGCATTACTCACCTATTGGCTGGGGATTACTGCAACTAACTTTGATTCACTGTGGCTATTGGTGGTAATTACTAACCTTAGTACGCTGTTACCGCTACCCTTTATCAACTGGCTACCTGCTGCTGAAGAGCAAGCTGAGACATCCAGAGATGGGGAAGAATCTTTTTTACCTGATTTGATGTCTGAGTTGGTACTGAGAGAACCAGAGTCGAAAATAGTGGAATAG
- a CDS encoding carotenoid oxygenase family protein, with amino-acid sequence MQSFKNQESPVTDKSYTRADWQGGYQSLTQESDYWIDDIEGQIPRELEGTLFRNGPGLLDVNGQLLHHPFDGDGMISKITFTNGRAHFRNRFVRTTGYLAEKKAGKILYRGTFGTQKPGGWLANIFDFKLKNIANTNVIYWGGKLLALWEASEAYRLDPYTLETLGNEYFHGALSAGEAFAAHPRLEKNCYQDGGKSCLVNFSIKPGLSTIIRIFEVNPAGEIVRQHAHHVPGFCFIHDFVITPNYCIFFQNPVTFNPIPFALGIRAAGECIKFQPNQPTQILIIPRFPKEGQEKIKILETQSGFVFHHVNAFEVGEEVLIDSICYQDLAKVEPKSDFREVDFEASSPGQLWRFYLNLKNGTVRRELIDSRCCEFPSIHPANVGQPYRYLYIGAADGETGNAPLQRLLKIDLESGERQFWSAAPRGFVGEPIFVPRPGSEKEDDGWVLALVYDAAHHRSDVIILDASDFSQGTIARLHLKHHIPYGLHGSFTSEIFEEI; translated from the coding sequence ATGCAGAGTTTTAAAAATCAAGAAAGCCCAGTTACAGACAAATCTTATACTCGTGCAGATTGGCAAGGAGGGTATCAATCTCTCACCCAAGAATCTGATTATTGGATTGATGATATAGAAGGACAAATCCCTAGAGAATTAGAAGGTACGCTGTTTAGAAATGGGCCCGGTTTACTGGATGTCAATGGGCAGCTTCTTCATCACCCATTTGATGGAGATGGGATGATTAGCAAAATTACCTTTACTAATGGTCGTGCCCATTTTCGCAACCGCTTTGTCCGCACAACTGGGTATTTAGCAGAAAAAAAGGCGGGTAAAATTCTCTATCGCGGTACTTTTGGTACTCAAAAACCTGGTGGTTGGCTAGCTAATATCTTTGACTTCAAACTCAAAAATATTGCTAATACAAATGTTATCTATTGGGGTGGTAAACTATTAGCACTGTGGGAAGCTTCTGAAGCATATCGCCTCGATCCCTATACTCTTGAAACTTTGGGGAATGAATATTTTCATGGTGCTTTGTCAGCAGGTGAAGCTTTCGCTGCCCATCCCCGCTTGGAAAAGAATTGTTACCAAGATGGGGGTAAATCTTGCCTGGTAAATTTCTCGATTAAGCCGGGATTATCTACTATAATTAGGATTTTTGAAGTAAACCCAGCGGGTGAAATTGTTAGACAGCACGCTCATCATGTTCCCGGTTTCTGCTTCATTCACGATTTTGTAATTACTCCCAATTACTGCATCTTCTTTCAAAATCCTGTCACCTTTAATCCCATACCTTTCGCCTTGGGAATACGTGCGGCGGGAGAATGTATAAAATTTCAGCCAAATCAGCCAACTCAAATTTTAATTATTCCCCGGTTCCCGAAAGAAGGGCAAGAAAAGATCAAAATTCTGGAAACTCAGTCGGGTTTTGTCTTCCACCATGTTAATGCTTTTGAGGTAGGGGAGGAAGTTTTAATTGACTCCATCTGCTACCAAGATTTAGCAAAAGTCGAACCTAAAAGCGATTTTCGAGAAGTTGATTTTGAAGCTTCTTCACCTGGGCAACTCTGGCGATTTTATCTGAATCTCAAGAATGGGACAGTCCGACGCGAATTGATTGATAGTCGCTGTTGTGAATTTCCCAGCATCCATCCGGCGAATGTGGGACAGCCTTATCGATATTTATATATTGGTGCGGCTGATGGAGAAACTGGTAATGCTCCCTTACAAAGGTTGCTAAAAATTGATTTAGAGTCTGGAGAAAGACAATTTTGGAGTGCCGCACCCCGTGGTTTTGTTGGTGAACCGATTTTTGTCCCGCGCCCAGGTTCTGAAAAAGAAGATGATGGTTGGGTATTAGCTTTGGTTTATGATGCTGCTCATCACCGCTCAGATGTAATAATTTTGGATGCTAGTGATTTTTCTCAAGGAACGATCGCACGGCTACATCTGAAACATCATATCCCTTATGGTCTGCATGGGAGCTTTACTTCTGAGATTTTTGAGGAAATTTGA
- a CDS encoding universal stress protein, whose product MSNNTNSGSAGTAPLNSGSYSLYPIRRRGKHKIFIGMAPGVGKTYRMLEEGHALKHEGIDVVVGLLETHGRKDTAEKAEGLEILPRKQYPRGELTLTDMDTDAILKRSPQLVLIDELAHTNVPGSPREKRYEDVEIVLAAGIDVFSTMNVQHLESLNDLVARITGVVVRERVPDRILDDADEIVVVDVTPETLQERLLEGKIYASEKIQQSLENFFQRRNLIALRELALREVADNVEENAIATIPNGQSCNIHERVLVCISTYPNSVQLLRRGARLANYMNAPLYTLFVANPERFLTKEESLHIYTCEKLCKEFEGTFLHVTNSNVANAIAEVAEKYRITQIVIGESQRSRWQMLLKGSLTQKLVRLLKNIDLHIIASEKIVSPKQGIKFPQKSQK is encoded by the coding sequence ATGTCAAATAATACTAATAGTGGTTCGGCTGGTACTGCACCTTTAAATTCTGGAAGTTACTCGCTTTATCCGATACGGCGGCGGGGTAAGCATAAAATATTTATTGGTATGGCTCCTGGAGTAGGCAAAACCTACCGGATGCTGGAAGAGGGACACGCACTCAAACATGAAGGAATTGATGTCGTCGTTGGGCTTTTAGAAACCCACGGACGAAAGGATACAGCAGAGAAGGCAGAGGGACTAGAGATTTTACCCCGTAAGCAATATCCTCGCGGTGAATTGACGCTAACGGATATGGATACAGATGCTATTTTAAAGCGATCGCCCCAATTAGTCTTAATCGATGAACTAGCCCATACTAATGTTCCTGGTTCCCCACGCGAAAAACGCTACGAAGATGTAGAAATAGTTTTGGCAGCAGGTATTGATGTCTTCTCCACAATGAATGTGCAACATTTGGAAAGTCTCAATGACCTTGTAGCTAGAATTACTGGGGTTGTAGTGCGTGAGCGAGTTCCTGACAGGATTTTAGATGATGCAGACGAAATAGTAGTGGTAGATGTTACACCAGAAACTTTACAAGAACGGTTATTAGAAGGCAAGATTTACGCATCCGAAAAAATCCAACAATCCCTAGAAAATTTTTTCCAACGCCGTAACCTAATTGCTTTGCGGGAATTGGCTTTGCGGGAAGTCGCAGACAACGTAGAAGAAAATGCGATCGCTACTATCCCCAATGGGCAATCTTGTAATATTCACGAGCGGGTTTTGGTGTGCATAAGTACCTATCCCAACTCAGTGCAGCTATTACGCCGGGGCGCGAGGCTAGCGAATTACATGAATGCTCCACTTTATACCTTGTTCGTTGCCAATCCAGAGCGTTTCCTCACCAAAGAGGAAAGCTTACACATTTACACTTGTGAGAAACTCTGTAAAGAATTTGAAGGTACTTTTCTTCATGTTACCAACAGTAATGTCGCCAATGCGATCGCTGAAGTCGCCGAAAAATATCGGATTACTCAAATTGTAATTGGGGAGAGTCAGCGATCGCGCTGGCAAATGCTCCTCAAAGGATCTTTGACGCAAAAATTGGTGCGCTTGCTCAAAAACATCGATTTGCATATCATTGCCAGCGAGAAAATTGTTTCACCCAAACAGGGGATCAAATTTCCTCAAAAATCTCAGAAGTAA
- the kdpC gene encoding K(+)-transporting ATPase subunit C: MAIIRETIRAIFITLMLWLLTAIIYPLIILVVGQVFLPYQANGSIMLNLNNQPIGSALIGQVFTSERYFHPRPSTVRYSQGKKAKPTGISGASNLAASNPELLKRILEQANQLRDENLQPIADIIYTSGSGLDPHISFKAARQQLSRVAAARKVKEDEILRLINKYTDGRFLWTFGEPGVNVLRLNYALDLQDFNRQENQ; this comes from the coding sequence ATGGCTATTATTCGAGAAACTATCAGAGCAATTTTTATAACTCTAATGCTTTGGTTGCTAACTGCAATCATCTACCCTCTGATAATCCTTGTAGTGGGTCAAGTTTTTTTGCCATATCAAGCCAATGGCAGTATTATGCTGAATTTAAATAATCAACCAATTGGTTCGGCCTTGATTGGTCAGGTGTTCACATCTGAGCGATATTTCCATCCCCGTCCTAGTACTGTTAGATATAGCCAAGGAAAAAAAGCCAAGCCAACTGGCATATCTGGAGCCAGCAATCTTGCTGCTAGCAATCCAGAGCTACTAAAACGAATTCTAGAACAGGCAAATCAATTGCGAGATGAAAATCTTCAACCCATAGCTGATATAATTTATACGTCTGGTTCTGGTTTAGATCCGCATATTTCCTTTAAGGCAGCACGGCAGCAATTGTCACGGGTTGCTGCTGCCCGTAAAGTAAAAGAAGATGAGATCCTACGTTTAATTAATAAGTATACTGATGGAAGATTTTTATGGACTTTTGGCGAGCCAGGAGTCAATGTTCTCCGATTGAATTACGCCCTTGACTTGCAAGATTTTAATCGTCAAGAAAATCAATAA
- the kdpB gene encoding potassium-transporting ATPase subunit KdpB yields MNQVATNFKARRPNLRSGDRRQVRKKTKTNNKWLYLRAIRDAFVKLNPKHIIKNPVIFVVWLGTIIILLLTIDPNLFGPALQKNPQVFNGLLSGILFFTVWIANFAEAMAEGRGKAQAQALRLTKSEAIAKKLAPDGIISEVSSTSLKQGDNIYVVAGDIIPADGEVIMGVASVDESPITGESAPVLKESGSDIASSVTGGTRIISDELIIRITNDPGKGFIDRMIALLEGAERSKTPNEIVLTVLLAAIALIFLLVVVTLPALAYYVNSPVSIPILIALLVALIPTTIGGLLSTISIAGMDRIAQFNVIATSAQAVEACGNVNTLVLDKTGTITIGNRLAEEFIPINGHSMSEIANVAWAASVFDNTPEGKSIMRLAENLGSRFDFDSSQAEAVDFLEKTRISGTNLPGGYEARKGEVEAIKAFVRSRNGRDTPELNAASERVSRLGGTPLAVSLDREIYGVIYLKDIVKPGIRDRFLALRRMGVRTIMLTGDNRITASVIAKEAGVDDFIAEATPEDKISIIKKEQAAGKLVAMTGDGTNDAPALAQANVSLAMNTGTQAAKEAANMVDLDSDPTKLIDIISIGKQLLMTRGALMTFSITNDIAKYFAIIPVIFVAPNLQSLNIMSLTSPKSAVLSALIYNALIIPALIPLALKGVRFRPLTTNQLVQRNILIYGLGGVIAPFIAIKLIDILITVLGLAEG; encoded by the coding sequence ATGAATCAAGTGGCAACTAACTTCAAAGCTAGACGGCCAAATCTTCGTTCTGGCGATCGCCGCCAAGTACGTAAAAAGACGAAGACAAATAACAAGTGGCTGTACTTAAGGGCAATTAGAGATGCTTTTGTCAAGCTTAACCCTAAGCATATAATCAAAAACCCAGTGATATTTGTGGTTTGGCTGGGGACAATTATCATCTTATTGCTGACGATCGATCCCAATTTATTTGGCCCAGCCCTGCAAAAGAACCCGCAAGTTTTCAACGGCTTATTGTCTGGGATTTTATTCTTTACAGTTTGGATTGCCAATTTTGCCGAAGCAATGGCAGAAGGGCGGGGTAAAGCTCAAGCCCAAGCCTTGCGATTAACAAAATCAGAGGCGATCGCTAAAAAACTCGCTCCCGACGGCATAATTAGTGAAGTGTCATCAACCAGCCTCAAACAGGGCGATAACATCTACGTTGTTGCTGGCGATATCATTCCCGCCGATGGCGAAGTGATTATGGGTGTCGCCTCAGTAGATGAATCGCCAATTACTGGAGAATCCGCACCAGTATTAAAAGAATCAGGCTCAGACATTGCCAGTTCCGTCACTGGTGGGACGCGAATTATCTCAGATGAACTAATTATCCGCATCACTAATGACCCAGGCAAAGGCTTTATTGACCGAATGATTGCCTTACTTGAAGGGGCAGAACGCAGTAAAACACCCAATGAAATTGTCCTGACAGTATTGCTGGCAGCGATCGCCTTAATATTTTTGTTAGTTGTGGTGACACTACCAGCACTTGCTTACTATGTCAATAGTCCAGTCAGCATCCCAATTTTAATTGCCTTATTAGTGGCGTTAATTCCTACAACCATTGGCGGCTTATTGAGTACCATCAGTATTGCTGGTATGGATCGAATTGCCCAATTTAACGTCATTGCCACTTCCGCGCAAGCAGTCGAAGCCTGTGGCAATGTCAACACTTTAGTTCTCGACAAGACAGGGACAATTACCATTGGCAACCGTTTGGCGGAAGAGTTTATCCCGATCAACGGTCATTCAATGTCGGAAATTGCGAATGTTGCGTGGGCCGCTAGTGTCTTTGACAATACACCAGAAGGTAAATCTATTATGCGACTGGCAGAAAACTTAGGATCACGGTTTGATTTTGACTCCAGTCAAGCAGAAGCAGTTGACTTTTTGGAAAAAACACGCATCAGTGGTACAAACTTGCCTGGTGGTTATGAGGCTAGAAAGGGAGAAGTAGAAGCCATTAAAGCATTTGTCCGTTCCCGCAACGGGCGCGATACGCCAGAATTGAATGCTGCATCTGAGAGAGTTTCTCGCCTGGGAGGTACACCCCTAGCAGTCAGTCTCGATCGCGAAATCTATGGGGTTATTTATCTCAAAGATATAGTTAAACCTGGTATCCGCGATCGCTTTCTTGCACTCCGAAGGATGGGAGTGCGTACCATCATGCTAACTGGAGACAACCGAATTACAGCTTCTGTCATTGCTAAAGAAGCTGGGGTAGATGACTTCATCGCCGAAGCCACACCAGAAGATAAAATCAGCATCATTAAAAAAGAACAAGCAGCAGGTAAACTAGTTGCCATGACCGGGGATGGAACTAACGATGCTCCCGCATTAGCCCAAGCTAACGTCAGCCTTGCGATGAATACAGGAACGCAAGCTGCAAAAGAAGCCGCTAACATGGTCGATTTAGACTCCGATCCCACAAAACTGATCGATATCATTAGTATTGGCAAACAATTGTTGATGACTCGCGGGGCATTAATGACATTTTCTATTACTAATGATATTGCTAAATACTTTGCAATTATCCCAGTGATATTTGTCGCTCCTAACCTGCAAAGCCTAAATATTATGAGTTTGACTAGCCCTAAGTCTGCTGTACTGTCAGCATTGATTTATAATGCTTTGATTATTCCCGCTTTAATTCCCTTGGCATTGAAGGGTGTACGGTTTAGACCACTGACAACTAATCAGCTAGTCCAACGCAATATCTTAATTTATGGCTTAGGTGGCGTGATTGCGCCCTTTATTGCCATTAAGTTGATAGATATACTGATTACAGTTCTGGGCTTGGCTGAAGGTTAG